A single genomic interval of Streptomyces sp. NBC_00663 harbors:
- a CDS encoding L-fuconate dehydratase, with protein sequence MSTVVSPPSASARITALDVLDVRFPTSEHLDGSDAMNPEPDYSAAYVVLRTDAGDGLEGHALAFTTGRGNDVQAAAIAALATFVVGRTVDEVCGDLGAFSRSLVHDPQLRWLGPEKGAIHMATGAVVNAAWDLAAKRAGKPVWRFLGEMSPENLVAQVDFRWLSDALTPQEALEILKRAEPGREERMARLLERGYPAYTTTPGWLGYSDEKLARLAREAVTDGFTQIKLKVGADLQDDVRRMRTARETVGPDIRIAVDANQRWDVQPAIDWMRALAPYDPYWIEEPTSPDDILGHAAVRKAVSPIKVATGEHIANRVVFKQLLQAGAVDIVQIDSARVGGVGENIAILLLAAKYGVPVCPHAGGVGLCEMVQHLSMFDYVAVSATTEDRVIEYVDHLHEHFVDPVRLAGGHYLAPTLPGLSAQMHPESLKEYTYPDGPVWSARV encoded by the coding sequence ATGTCCACCGTTGTGTCCCCTCCGTCGGCGTCCGCCCGTATCACCGCCCTGGACGTCCTCGACGTACGATTCCCCACGTCCGAGCACCTGGACGGTTCGGACGCAATGAACCCCGAGCCCGACTACTCGGCCGCCTACGTCGTCCTGCGCACCGACGCGGGCGACGGTCTTGAGGGCCATGCCCTGGCCTTCACCACCGGCCGTGGCAACGACGTGCAGGCCGCCGCCATCGCGGCCCTCGCCACGTTCGTGGTGGGCCGCACGGTCGACGAGGTCTGCGGTGACCTCGGCGCGTTCTCCCGCTCCCTGGTCCACGACCCCCAACTGCGCTGGCTGGGACCGGAGAAGGGCGCCATCCACATGGCGACCGGCGCGGTCGTCAACGCCGCCTGGGACCTGGCCGCCAAGCGGGCCGGCAAGCCCGTCTGGCGCTTCCTCGGCGAGATGTCGCCCGAGAACCTGGTCGCCCAGGTCGACTTCCGCTGGCTGTCCGACGCCCTCACCCCCCAGGAGGCCCTGGAGATCCTCAAGCGCGCCGAACCCGGCCGCGAGGAGCGCATGGCCCGTCTGCTGGAGCGCGGCTATCCCGCCTACACCACCACCCCCGGCTGGCTCGGCTACTCCGACGAGAAGCTCGCCCGCCTCGCCCGCGAGGCCGTGACGGACGGCTTCACCCAGATCAAGCTGAAGGTCGGCGCGGACCTTCAGGACGACGTACGGCGCATGCGCACGGCCCGCGAGACCGTCGGACCGGACATCCGCATCGCGGTGGACGCCAACCAGAGATGGGACGTCCAGCCCGCCATCGACTGGATGCGTGCCCTGGCCCCCTACGACCCGTACTGGATCGAGGAGCCCACCTCACCCGACGACATCCTTGGCCACGCCGCCGTCCGCAAGGCCGTCAGCCCCATCAAAGTCGCCACCGGCGAACACATCGCCAACCGGGTCGTGTTCAAGCAGCTGTTGCAGGCCGGGGCGGTGGACATCGTGCAGATCGACTCCGCGCGGGTCGGCGGCGTGGGCGAGAACATCGCGATCCTGCTGCTCGCCGCCAAGTACGGCGTCCCGGTCTGCCCGCACGCCGGCGGCGTCGGCCTGTGCGAGATGGTCCAGCACCTGTCGATGTTCGACTACGTCGCCGTCTCCGCCACCACCGAGGACCGGGTCATCGAGTACGTCGACCACCTGCACGAGCACTTCGTCGACCCGGTGCGCCTCGCCGGCGGCCACTACCTCGCACCGACCCTGCCCGGACTGAGCGCCCAGATGCACCCCGAGTCCCTCAAGGAGTACACCTACCCCGACGGCCCCGTCTGGTCCGCCCGTGTCTGA
- a CDS encoding amidohydrolase family protein, whose translation MSDVLPLVDSHHHVWNLDHRPQPWLDEPGHESIRRTYGVDDLRRDATRPLAGRRLTSAVLVQCVTSVSETQELLVLAGQDPLIGAVVGWADLTSPAIGDVLDTLLAGPGGGHLRALRHIVQGESDPAWLQHPAVERGLRALRDRGLGYDVLIRDHQFPQAIRLAQRFPDLPLVLDHAGKPPVGRHGLSGWERKIRVLAGNPHVRCKVSGLITEADHHRWTIDDIRPVWDVLLPAFGADRLMFGSDWPVCVLAGGWNRWAATVEELLAGCSVAETDAILAGTATDFYRLKEETSCS comes from the coding sequence GTGTCTGACGTGCTCCCCCTGGTCGACTCGCACCACCACGTGTGGAACCTCGACCACCGCCCCCAGCCCTGGCTGGACGAGCCGGGTCACGAGTCGATTCGCCGGACCTACGGCGTCGACGACCTGCGACGGGACGCGACCCGGCCGCTCGCCGGACGGCGGTTGACGTCCGCCGTGCTCGTCCAGTGCGTGACCTCCGTCTCCGAGACTCAGGAACTGCTGGTCCTCGCGGGCCAGGACCCACTGATCGGCGCCGTCGTCGGCTGGGCGGACCTCACCTCGCCCGCGATCGGTGACGTACTCGACACCCTGCTCGCCGGGCCCGGCGGCGGACACCTGCGGGCCCTGCGGCACATCGTGCAGGGCGAGTCCGACCCGGCGTGGCTGCAACATCCGGCCGTCGAGCGGGGGTTGCGGGCCCTGCGGGACAGAGGTCTCGGCTACGACGTACTCATCCGCGACCACCAGTTTCCCCAGGCGATCCGCCTCGCCCAGCGCTTCCCGGACCTGCCCCTGGTCCTGGACCACGCGGGCAAGCCTCCTGTCGGCCGCCACGGTCTGTCCGGCTGGGAGCGGAAGATCCGCGTTCTGGCCGGCAACCCCCACGTGCGGTGCAAGGTGTCTGGGCTGATCACGGAAGCCGACCACCATAGATGGACGATCGACGACATCCGCCCGGTGTGGGACGTCCTGCTCCCCGCCTTCGGCGCCGACCGGCTGATGTTCGGCTCGGACTGGCCGGTCTGCGTACTCGCGGGCGGCTGGAACCGGTGGGCCGCCACCGTCGAGGAGCTCCTGGCCGGCTGCTCCGTCGCCGAGACCGACGCGATCCTCGCCGGCACCGCCACCGATTTCTACCGTCTGAAGGAGGAGACGTCATGCTCCTGA
- a CDS encoding RbsD/FucU domain-containing protein produces the protein MLLTRLLHPGILEALAGAGHGARVLLADGHYPASTATGARARTVHLNLAPGLLDVTTVLDVLLSALPVESAQVMVPPEGEPEPPAIAEYRSMLAPAPLGTLGRFEFYDAARSPDLALAIVTADTRTYANLLLTIGVRAEGTLT, from the coding sequence ATGCTCCTGACCCGCCTGCTGCACCCCGGCATCCTCGAAGCGCTGGCCGGAGCCGGCCACGGGGCCCGGGTGCTGCTCGCCGACGGCCACTACCCCGCGAGCACCGCCACCGGTGCACGCGCCCGGACCGTCCACCTCAACCTGGCCCCCGGACTGCTCGACGTCACCACCGTGCTCGACGTCCTGCTGAGCGCCCTGCCCGTCGAGTCGGCCCAGGTGATGGTGCCCCCCGAGGGCGAACCGGAGCCGCCCGCCATCGCCGAGTACCGCTCGATGCTGGCGCCCGCCCCGCTCGGCACCCTCGGACGCTTCGAGTTCTACGACGCCGCCCGTTCCCCCGACCTGGCGCTGGCGATCGTCACCGCCGACACCCGTACCTACGCCAACCTGCTGCTGACCATCGGCGTCCGCGCTGAAGGGACCCTGACATGA
- a CDS encoding zinc-dependent alcohol dehydrogenase: protein MTLAVRYIAARSLDTATSENPPPGPGEVELAPAYVGICGTDLHIFHGDMDARVAAPAVLGHEMSGRVVRVGPDVTGWAPGDAVTVMPLRWDGTCPACQAGHQHICQHLDFIGIDSPGAMQQRWTVPASTLIRLPDTLPLDRAALVEPTAVAVHDVGRAGIREGEKVVVVGGGPVGILIALVARAAGADVRVAELSAHRRLLAEELGLTAWNPAADDVTKLVGEWTGDAGADVAFEVSGAAGGVETAVEVLGVRGRLCLVAIHPRPREINLHRFFWRELTLVGARLYDRSDFENAVALVADGTIPAERLISKVVPLTQAPAAFEALEGGGDVMKILVDCTDDAQGAAV from the coding sequence ATGACGCTTGCCGTGCGCTACATCGCCGCGCGCTCCCTTGACACCGCCACCTCCGAGAACCCGCCTCCCGGGCCCGGCGAGGTCGAACTGGCCCCCGCCTACGTCGGCATCTGCGGCACCGACCTGCACATCTTCCACGGTGACATGGACGCCCGGGTCGCCGCGCCCGCCGTGCTCGGGCACGAGATGTCCGGCCGTGTCGTCCGGGTGGGACCGGACGTGACGGGCTGGGCACCCGGTGACGCGGTCACCGTCATGCCGCTGCGCTGGGACGGCACCTGCCCGGCCTGCCAGGCGGGCCATCAACACATCTGCCAGCACCTGGACTTCATCGGCATCGACTCCCCGGGCGCGATGCAGCAGCGCTGGACCGTGCCCGCCTCGACACTCATCCGGCTGCCCGACACCCTTCCCCTCGACCGGGCAGCGCTCGTCGAGCCGACCGCGGTCGCCGTGCACGACGTGGGCCGGGCCGGGATCCGCGAGGGCGAGAAGGTCGTCGTGGTCGGCGGCGGCCCGGTCGGCATCCTGATCGCGCTGGTCGCCCGGGCCGCGGGCGCCGACGTCCGCGTCGCGGAACTCAGCGCCCACCGCCGTCTGCTCGCCGAGGAGTTGGGCCTCACCGCCTGGAATCCCGCCGCGGACGACGTGACCAAGCTGGTCGGCGAGTGGACCGGGGACGCGGGCGCCGACGTCGCCTTCGAGGTGTCCGGCGCGGCCGGTGGGGTGGAAACGGCGGTCGAGGTGCTGGGCGTACGCGGCCGGCTGTGTCTCGTGGCCATCCACCCGCGGCCCCGCGAGATCAACCTGCACCGCTTCTTCTGGCGCGAACTCACCCTCGTCGGAGCCCGGTTGTACGACCGCTCCGACTTCGAGAACGCCGTCGCCCTGGTCGCCGACGGCACGATCCCGGCCGAGCGGCTGATCAGCAAGGTCGTACCCCTCACGCAGGCGCCGGCCGCCTTCGAGGCCCTGGAGGGCGGCGGCGACGTGATGAAGATCCTCGTGGACTGCACCGACGACGCTCAGGGAGCGGCCGTATGA
- a CDS encoding SDR family oxidoreductase produces MNAFDLTGKLAVVTGARRGIGRAMARALAEAGADVIGVSAGLEASGSAVEKDVVAAGRTFEAIRTDFADPEAVRALGADLAGRERPVDILVNNAGTIRRAPAAEHPDTDWDLVLQVNLNAQFALSRAVGGAMVARGQGKIIFTASLLSFQGGITVPGYTAAKHGVAGLTKALANEWAARGVNVNAIAPGYIATDNTQALQDDPVRSKAILDRIPAGRWGSADDLAGVTVFLASDAAAYLHGVILPVDGGWLGR; encoded by the coding sequence ATGAACGCCTTCGACCTCACCGGAAAGCTCGCCGTCGTCACCGGAGCCCGGCGCGGCATCGGCCGCGCCATGGCCCGCGCGCTCGCCGAGGCCGGCGCGGACGTCATCGGCGTCAGCGCCGGCCTGGAGGCGTCCGGCAGCGCGGTGGAGAAGGACGTCGTCGCCGCGGGCCGTACCTTCGAGGCGATCCGCACCGACTTCGCCGACCCCGAGGCCGTACGGGCCCTGGGCGCGGACCTCGCCGGACGCGAGCGGCCGGTGGACATCCTGGTCAACAACGCGGGCACCATCCGCCGCGCCCCGGCCGCCGAACACCCGGACACCGACTGGGACTTGGTGCTCCAGGTCAACCTCAACGCGCAGTTCGCCCTCTCCCGTGCGGTCGGTGGGGCGATGGTGGCACGCGGCCAGGGGAAGATCATCTTCACGGCGTCACTGCTCAGCTTCCAGGGCGGCATCACCGTCCCCGGCTACACCGCCGCCAAGCACGGTGTCGCCGGCCTGACCAAGGCGCTGGCCAACGAGTGGGCCGCGCGGGGCGTCAACGTCAACGCCATCGCCCCGGGCTACATAGCCACCGACAACACCCAGGCCCTCCAGGACGACCCGGTGCGCAGCAAGGCGATCCTGGACCGCATCCCGGCCGGCCGCTGGGGCAGCGCCGACGATCTGGCAGGCGTCACGGTGTTCCTGGCCTCGGACGCCGCCGCCTACCTCCACGGCGTCATCCTGCCCGTCGACGGCGGATGGCTCGGCCGATGA
- a CDS encoding bifunctional 4-hydroxy-2-oxoglutarate aldolase/2-dehydro-3-deoxy-phosphogluconate aldolase, with translation MTADLAPVLAGARVMPVLTVPDAGTAASLADALASGGAGCAEVTFRTRDAEQVVKAMAAHGGLTVGVGTVLTAEQAERAVAAGARFVVSPGFSEEVVEKCRELDVPVLPGVATATELMRALRAGVRTVKLFPAEALGGLRTLRALAAPFPQARFVPTGGIGAGLLAGYLAEPAVLAVGGSWMATAAHLKRGDYGEIRRLTAEAVERSLP, from the coding sequence ATGACCGCCGACCTCGCCCCCGTCCTGGCAGGCGCCCGCGTCATGCCGGTACTGACCGTGCCGGACGCCGGCACGGCCGCCTCGCTGGCCGACGCGCTCGCCTCGGGCGGCGCCGGGTGCGCCGAGGTCACCTTCCGCACCCGGGACGCCGAGCAGGTGGTCAAGGCGATGGCTGCGCACGGCGGACTCACGGTCGGCGTCGGCACCGTCCTCACCGCCGAGCAGGCGGAGCGGGCCGTGGCGGCCGGTGCCCGCTTCGTGGTCTCTCCCGGCTTCAGTGAGGAAGTCGTCGAGAAGTGCCGGGAGTTGGACGTGCCGGTGCTGCCGGGCGTCGCCACCGCCACCGAGCTGATGCGTGCCCTGCGGGCAGGCGTGCGCACGGTCAAGCTCTTCCCCGCCGAAGCCCTCGGCGGCCTGCGGACTCTGCGGGCACTGGCGGCGCCGTTCCCGCAGGCGCGCTTCGTGCCGACCGGCGGGATCGGCGCCGGCCTGCTGGCCGGCTATCTCGCCGAGCCGGCGGTCCTCGCCGTCGGCGGCAGCTGGATGGCGACCGCCGCGCACCTGAAACGGGGAGACTACGGGGAAATCCGCCGGCTCACCGCCGAGGCCGTCGAAAGGAGTCTGCCGTGA
- a CDS encoding sugar kinase, translated as MTDVVALGEVMLRFDPGEGRIRTARTFQVWEGGGEYNVVRGLRRCFGLRTAVVTALADNAVGRLVEDLILQGGVDTSLIRWVPDDDIGRTARNGLNFVERGFGIRGAFGVSDRAHTAVSQLAKGDIDWDAVFAAGPRWFHTGGIFAGLSDTTVDVADEAMAAARRHGVTVSYDPNYRPSLWAGRGGADRAREVDLRLARHADVLVGALGLAGPRPGDVRVRPDEVADVLAEVARLVPTAAVLATSLRAVPSAGVNDWASAAWSPGTGLVTGPRMPGLHVLDRIGSGDGFAAGLIHALLTGEDDWPGPPTPAGLERALAYGTAHGALTMTTPGDVSMASLAEVEALLADGSAAVRR; from the coding sequence GTGACCGACGTGGTGGCCCTCGGCGAGGTCATGCTGCGGTTCGACCCGGGCGAGGGCCGCATCCGCACTGCCCGCACCTTCCAGGTCTGGGAGGGCGGCGGTGAGTACAACGTCGTCCGCGGTCTCCGCCGCTGCTTCGGGTTGCGCACGGCCGTGGTGACCGCCCTGGCCGACAACGCCGTGGGCCGGCTGGTCGAGGACCTGATCCTCCAGGGCGGAGTCGACACCTCGCTGATCCGCTGGGTGCCCGACGACGACATCGGCCGCACCGCCCGCAACGGCCTCAACTTCGTCGAGCGCGGCTTCGGCATACGCGGCGCGTTCGGTGTCAGCGACCGCGCGCACACGGCCGTCTCCCAGCTGGCCAAGGGTGACATCGACTGGGACGCGGTCTTCGCCGCCGGACCGCGCTGGTTCCACACCGGTGGCATCTTCGCCGGCCTGTCGGACACCACCGTGGACGTCGCGGACGAGGCGATGGCCGCGGCCCGCCGCCACGGCGTCACGGTCTCCTACGACCCGAACTACCGCCCCAGCCTGTGGGCGGGCCGAGGGGGCGCCGACCGGGCCCGCGAGGTCGATCTGCGGCTCGCCCGGCACGCCGACGTGTTGGTGGGTGCCCTGGGCCTGGCCGGCCCGCGCCCGGGTGACGTGCGGGTCCGTCCCGACGAGGTGGCAGACGTACTCGCCGAGGTCGCGCGCCTCGTGCCGACGGCTGCCGTGCTGGCGACCTCCCTGCGCGCAGTCCCCTCGGCGGGCGTCAACGACTGGGCGTCGGCCGCCTGGTCTCCCGGGACCGGCCTGGTCACCGGCCCCCGGATGCCCGGCCTGCACGTCCTGGACCGCATCGGCTCCGGCGACGGCTTCGCCGCCGGTCTCATCCACGCTCTGCTGACCGGTGAGGACGACTGGCCGGGGCCGCCGACCCCCGCCGGCCTGGAGCGGGCCCTCGCCTACGGCACCGCGCACGGCGCCCTCACCATGACCACCCCCGGAGACGTCTCCATGGCCTCGCTCGCGGAGGTCGAGGCGCTCCTGGCCGACGGTTCGGCCGCCGTCAGACGCTGA
- a CDS encoding aldo/keto reductase, which yields MRHRTTGRRKIANTPVELTELGFGASVIGNLYRVTPAEDATGAIEAAWDAGIRYFDTAPHYGLGLSELRLGGALRRRPRAEYVVSSKVGRLLVPNEHPRGVDSEGFVVRDDLRRQWDFSRDGVLRSIEATLVRTGLDRLDMIYLHDPDDHWRQAAEEAMPALADLRDQGVIGAIGVGMNQSAMLARFLRETAADVVMLAGRYTLLDQSALDDVLPAAEELGKSVVAVGVFNSGLLSRDRPAEGMKYDYQDAPPALVARALAIAEICAAHGTTLPAAAIAFPQTHPTIINVTLGMRTAEQVVRNVELHQQHIPEGLWDDLRAQGLIRSDVPGADGTGRSSQCL from the coding sequence TTGAGACATCGGACCACCGGACGCCGGAAGATCGCGAACACCCCTGTGGAGCTGACCGAACTCGGCTTCGGGGCATCCGTGATCGGCAACCTGTACCGCGTCACCCCCGCCGAGGACGCGACCGGGGCGATCGAGGCCGCCTGGGACGCCGGTATCCGCTACTTCGACACGGCCCCGCACTACGGCCTCGGCCTGTCCGAGCTGCGCCTGGGCGGCGCCCTGCGCCGGCGGCCCCGTGCCGAGTACGTCGTCTCCTCCAAGGTCGGCCGGCTGCTCGTGCCCAACGAGCACCCACGGGGCGTCGACAGCGAGGGCTTCGTCGTACGGGACGACCTGCGCCGCCAGTGGGACTTCAGCCGGGACGGCGTCCTGCGGTCCATCGAGGCCACGCTGGTCAGGACCGGCCTCGACCGGCTGGACATGATCTACCTGCACGACCCCGACGACCACTGGCGGCAGGCTGCCGAGGAGGCCATGCCCGCTCTGGCGGATCTTCGCGACCAGGGCGTGATCGGCGCGATCGGCGTCGGCATGAACCAGTCGGCCATGCTCGCCCGCTTCCTGCGCGAGACCGCCGCCGACGTGGTGATGCTCGCCGGCCGCTACACCCTCCTCGACCAGTCGGCCCTGGACGACGTCCTGCCCGCCGCCGAGGAACTCGGCAAGAGCGTGGTGGCCGTCGGCGTGTTCAACTCGGGACTGCTCTCCCGCGACCGGCCCGCCGAGGGCATGAAGTACGACTACCAGGACGCCCCGCCGGCTCTGGTCGCCCGCGCCCTGGCGATCGCGGAGATCTGCGCGGCCCACGGGACGACGCTGCCCGCGGCAGCGATCGCGTTCCCGCAGACTCATCCCACTATCATCAATGTCACCCTCGGTATGCGGACTGCGGAACAGGTCGTACGGAACGTGGAACTCCACCAGCAGCACATCCCTGAAGGCCTCTGGGACGACCTACGGGCCCAAGGACTGATCAGGTCGGACGTGCCCGGCGCGGACGGCACCGGGAGGAGTTCGCAGTGTCTCTGA
- a CDS encoding FadR/GntR family transcriptional regulator: MSLTDRAIDQIRELIRTGALPPGSKLPPEPDLAAQLGLSRNLAREAVKALAVARVLEVRRGDGTYVTSLQPSLLLEGLGGAVELLQGDSVALQDLMEVRRLLEPMATALAATRISDAQLAEVERHLDAMREARDDVEKLNVHDVAFHRAVVSATGNETLLTLLEGISGRTLRARIWRGLVDTQVAGRTLAEHEAIFNALSSRDAALSQAAALLHVSSTEQWLRQHLRSGKALDVGATTPE, from the coding sequence GTGTCTCTGACGGACAGGGCCATCGATCAGATCCGTGAGCTGATCCGCACAGGCGCGCTGCCGCCCGGCTCGAAGCTCCCCCCGGAGCCGGACCTGGCGGCTCAGCTGGGTCTGTCCCGCAACCTCGCGCGCGAGGCGGTCAAGGCGCTGGCCGTCGCCCGGGTCCTGGAGGTCCGCCGGGGCGACGGCACGTACGTCACGAGCTTGCAGCCGAGCCTGCTGCTGGAGGGACTCGGCGGCGCGGTGGAACTCCTGCAAGGCGACTCGGTCGCCTTGCAGGACCTCATGGAGGTACGGCGGCTCCTCGAACCGATGGCCACGGCACTTGCCGCCACCCGCATCTCCGACGCCCAACTGGCGGAGGTGGAGCGGCATTTGGACGCCATGCGCGAGGCCCGTGACGATGTCGAAAAGCTCAACGTCCACGACGTCGCCTTCCACCGCGCCGTCGTCTCGGCGACCGGCAACGAGACCCTCCTCACCCTCCTGGAAGGCATCTCCGGCCGCACACTGCGGGCCCGCATCTGGCGCGGCCTGGTCGACACCCAGGTCGCAGGCCGGACCCTCGCCGAGCATGAGGCGATCTTCAATGCCCTGTCCAGCCGTGACGCCGCCCTCAGCCAGGCCGCCGCACTGCTGCACGTGAGCAGCACCGAACAATGGCTCAGGCAGCACCTGCGCTCAGGCAAAGCCCTCGATGTCGGGGCCACAACGCCGGAGTGA
- a CDS encoding LysR family transcriptional regulator, which translates to MDTLETRELRYFVAVAEELHFGRAAERLGMAQPPLSRAIQQLERRLGICLLQRNRRGVRLTGAGEVLLHEGRAALDATVAAARRAQRAGGADSPGGPRNRLVLAVKAAASHELLRKLLDAYAVEPDSAEIEVLPCGLCEQEELLRDGRADVALMHTPWNSLAGFDSEALTTEGQIAVLPAGHPLATHKTLTLAEVRDLPDLPLARWPTRGVYAPGPGPEIHNQTQLAQLIALGRTVAVVPDSARSWLWAEHTAVPLTDAPSVVTHIVWPAHSRSVTLASLVRTATRL; encoded by the coding sequence GTGGACACCCTCGAAACCCGCGAGTTGAGGTACTTCGTCGCCGTCGCCGAGGAACTGCACTTCGGACGCGCTGCCGAGCGCCTCGGCATGGCCCAGCCACCGCTGTCGCGGGCGATCCAGCAGCTCGAACGGCGCCTCGGGATCTGCCTGTTGCAGCGCAACCGCCGTGGTGTCCGCCTGACCGGTGCCGGAGAGGTACTGCTGCACGAGGGCCGGGCCGCCCTCGATGCCACCGTCGCCGCCGCTCGCCGAGCCCAGCGGGCCGGCGGTGCCGACAGCCCCGGCGGCCCCCGCAATCGACTGGTCCTCGCGGTGAAGGCCGCCGCGTCCCACGAACTGCTGCGCAAGCTTCTCGACGCCTACGCGGTCGAGCCCGACAGCGCCGAGATCGAGGTGCTGCCGTGCGGCCTCTGCGAGCAAGAAGAGCTGCTGCGCGACGGACGCGCCGATGTCGCCCTCATGCACACGCCGTGGAACTCCCTCGCCGGCTTCGACAGCGAGGCACTGACGACCGAGGGGCAGATCGCCGTTCTACCGGCCGGGCACCCCCTCGCCACCCACAAGACCCTGACCCTGGCCGAAGTCAGGGACCTCCCCGATCTGCCGCTCGCCCGCTGGCCCACCCGCGGCGTCTACGCGCCCGGCCCCGGCCCCGAGATCCACAACCAGACGCAACTGGCCCAGCTGATCGCCCTCGGACGTACCGTGGCGGTCGTCCCCGACTCCGCCCGCTCCTGGCTGTGGGCCGAGCACACGGCCGTCCCTCTGACCGACGCACCTAGCGTCGTGACCCACATCGTCTGGCCCGCACACAGCCGCTCCGTCACCCTCGCCAGCCTGGTCCGCACCGCCACACGGCTATGA
- a CDS encoding SDR family oxidoreductase, whose product MSETKIALVTGANKGIGYEIAAGLGSLGYRVAVGARDETRRETAVGKLRALGVDAFAVPLDVTDDRSVTDAAELVERLAGRLDALVNNAGISGEMGPGWEQDPTALDLEVLCTVVDTNVMGVVRVTNSMLPLLRRSASPRIVNVSSSVGSLARQADPDTEIGPIMAAYAPSKSFLNALTVQYARQFTGTNILINAACPGLVATDFTGFHGSRTPEQGAATAIRLATLPDGGPSGSFFEDDGVVPW is encoded by the coding sequence ATGAGCGAAACGAAGATCGCGCTGGTGACCGGCGCGAACAAGGGCATCGGGTACGAGATCGCGGCCGGGCTGGGCAGCCTCGGGTACCGCGTGGCCGTTGGAGCCCGCGACGAGACCCGACGCGAAACCGCCGTCGGAAAACTGCGCGCCCTCGGCGTCGACGCGTTCGCGGTACCACTGGACGTGACCGACGACCGGAGCGTCACCGATGCCGCGGAGCTGGTCGAACGGCTGGCCGGGCGCCTGGACGCCCTGGTCAACAATGCCGGCATCTCGGGGGAGATGGGCCCGGGGTGGGAGCAGGACCCGACGGCGCTCGACCTGGAGGTGCTCTGCACGGTCGTGGACACCAACGTCATGGGTGTCGTCCGGGTCACCAACTCGATGCTGCCGCTGCTGCGTCGCTCGGCCTCGCCACGCATCGTCAACGTCTCCAGCAGCGTCGGCTCCCTGGCCCGGCAGGCGGACCCCGACACCGAGATCGGCCCGATCATGGCGGCCTACGCGCCGTCGAAATCGTTCCTCAACGCCCTCACCGTCCAGTACGCCCGGCAGTTCACCGGCACCAACATCCTGATCAATGCCGCCTGCCCGGGCCTGGTCGCCACCGATTTCACAGGTTTCCACGGATCCCGCACCCCCGAACAGGGCGCGGCCACAGCGATTCGGCTCGCCACATTGCCCGACGGCGGCCCGAGCGGTTCGTTCTTCGAGGACGACGGCGTCGTCCCCTGGTGA
- a CDS encoding cysteine hydrolase family protein: MANSALLVMDVQRDVVAIADDGSGYLPRLRRAIDGARAAGITVIYVVLGLRPGDPEVSPRNKVMTNAVRAGLFTEGAPGTEIHGDVAPQQGDVVVTKRRGSAFSGSDLDLVLRARDIDSLVLTGIATSAVVLSTLWHAIDLDFGLTVLADACLDTDPEVHRMLTEKLFPQWADVLAVEDWIKAIAPQ; the protein is encoded by the coding sequence ATGGCCAACAGCGCACTTCTGGTGATGGACGTCCAACGGGACGTCGTGGCCATCGCCGATGACGGTTCCGGATATCTGCCGCGCTTGCGCAGGGCGATCGACGGTGCCCGGGCAGCAGGTATCACGGTGATCTACGTGGTGCTCGGGTTACGGCCGGGCGATCCAGAAGTCAGCCCCCGCAACAAGGTGATGACAAACGCCGTGCGGGCCGGGCTGTTCACCGAGGGGGCTCCTGGCACCGAGATCCATGGCGATGTCGCGCCCCAGCAGGGCGACGTCGTGGTCACCAAGAGGCGGGGGAGCGCGTTCTCGGGCAGCGACCTCGACTTGGTGCTCAGGGCTCGCGATATCGACAGCCTTGTTCTCACCGGCATCGCCACCAGCGCTGTCGTACTGTCCACCCTGTGGCACGCCATCGACCTGGACTTCGGCCTCACCGTCCTGGCTGATGCCTGCCTCGACACCGACCCCGAGGTGCACCGGATGCTCACCGAAAAACTGTTCCCGCAGTGGGCAGATGTCCTCGCCGTCGAGGACTGGATCAAAGCCATCGCACCGCAATAG